Genomic segment of Vulpes lagopus strain Blue_001 chromosome 7, ASM1834538v1, whole genome shotgun sequence:
gtgcacacagcaggtgctaaGTCCATAGGGACCAAACAAGAGCAAAGGAATGCTTCTGCTCTGTAGCTTCCCCCAGGCCCTCCACCTGCACTTCTAGCCCCTCCAGGCCCTGACCTCTGCCGTGTCTGGAGCATCAGCATTCCAGATGAGGGGAGAATCACAGGGTCCTTTGACGGTGGGGGAAGGAGGCTCCGAGTGGGGAAATGGCCTGCCTGGGGTCACACAACCGTGAGGGGCTCAGTGCAAAGGGAAGTTGGGGGATTCTGACTGGATTCTGATCTCTCCCAAATGGTGTGCAAGATGCCAGCTGTGGTGGTAGGGGGGACAGTGTCCTTTCCCCTCCTAGCCTGGGAGGGACTGTGGCCAGGCCTCTTGCCAGCTAGAGAGGGTAACTGGGGGAGAGGTTTCTGCTGGGGCCCAGTGTGGGCTGGATGGGATCATCTGGGTAGGAACACACTGGGGTAAGGTTTGCCGCAAGTCCCCTGGGGAGCACCATCTCCCAGCTCAACAGCGTGAGCTCGGACTCGGTCACCTGGGGCCTCAGCCTTCTGCCACATGGGGACCTAGCAACTGAGTCTGGCCCCATGAGCAGCCCAGCACTCTGCCGTGCGCTCCGACGTGCTGGCTGCCCCAAATCTAGCCCAGGTCTTCAGGTGAGGAGGGAAgtgttatggttttttttttgggggggtggcgAGGGGGAGTTCCTAGTTGCCAAACATTCACAAAACTCTGCCCATGAGGGTGAGGTAACAAGCTGAGGCAGGAAAGGGAACGGCCCAAGTATCCAGAGCTCTGATGTGCAGACTTCAGGTCTGGCTCGCTGCAAAGCCTGGCTCGTCTCCTCGCCCGCTCACTTGTGGAATGAAGGGCTAAAGGAATGAGCAGGTGGGCTGGGGACAGATCACAGGGGCTACGCCAGCCCCCCAGGAGCTGATCCCCCTCCCTGGAAGCCCCGTCTACCTTCCTCAGCCTGTTCATCTCAGTGTTGCGGGTGGGACACAGCCCCAGCAAAATGCCTGGTTTCCGCCCTGAGGAGCACTGCAGCCGGAAGGCCCACTGGTGGTGAGAGGCACAGAGGTGGCACACGGGCTGCATGAGGGTGAGCAAGGTCCCCCCACCTGTCTCTGCACACCTACCCAGGGTATAGACGATCCGGGTCATGAGGTTGAGGCCCATAAACATGGCCAGCCAGCCAGCCGCCCGCAGGCCCCATGTCTTCAGGGAGTTGCTCTTTTGTTCTCTATGAAACACTTCCTGTGggatgaggtgggggaggggtgtcaGGTCTTGTGTCTCTGAGGGGCCACCGGCCTCCCCCATTGGCAGGGCAGGTGCCGAGGGGTCTATTCCACAACTCAGGAGCCGCTGGCTGTTTCTGAGCAgaccaggggaggggagggcacatCCCCTACCTTGGCCTAAGTGTCTGCCGGTCGCGCACAGCACAGGCCGGGGCAGAAGGGGCCTCTGGGGCAAGCACGGAGTCCTTAGCCCACTGCCTCATCTGGGATGAACtgggccctcctccctcctgggggACGAGGGCATCCCGTGTGCTGCTTCACCCCCCAACACCCTTCCCTCGCTCTCTGCTTCCCCactacccccacccaccccacttcTCAGGGCCCACGGCTGCACCCCCTCTGGCTGCTCTCCGCCCTCCCTGCAAGCCCCATCCACTTCCTTGGCGCTTCCCTGCCAGGGCCCCTGGTTTCCAGCTGCAGCCCTGGGCATTCTGCTGCCCATGTGCCATCTGACAGGACCCTGCAGCCTCCTTCCCAACCTTTCCCCTCTGTCATGTCCACCTCAGTGAACGCCACAGCCACTTACCACCTGCCCAAGCCAAAACAGGGGTGTCACACTTGGCTTGCTCTTCCCTGCAGGGCCCACCTCCCATCTGGTCCCAGCAAGTCCTGCGAATGCTGTGTCCACGTTTCCTCAGATCTCTCACACTGTCACCCTCTCCCAGCAGGACCACTGCAGGAGCCTCCTCCCTACTGGCCTCCCTGCTTCTACCACCCCCTAGGCCCTGCTGCCTGTCTGGGGACCAGGTCAAGTGtcctcctgccctggggccttTGCACATGTGCTTGCTCCACCTGGAACAAGTTTACCCACAGTCAAGTTTGCCCACTGACATTCTTCTGGTGTCAGCCTTAATGCCATTTCTTTAGAGTCCCCTTGTCATTTCCTAGGACAATAACAATACCACCACTTACTGCCTGCCATCTATCAGTTGCTGTCCTCAGTGCTTTACAAGTACTGCCTTTCTTAATCCTCAAACTAACTTCACAAGGTTGACACACTTACCTCCAGTTTACAGGTAAGGACACTGAGActctgaataaatgaacaaataatcttGACAACAACCAAATCAGGTAATCATAATTCTTCTCATCCAAAAGGATAAACAGCTGGCTCAAGGCCCTATAGCCCGAGGAAGGCAGCGCGGGGCTTGAGTTGGGGCCACCCCAGTGTCCACACTTGTCCACACTGAACCTTCCTGCCTCTGGGACTGGAATCTGGGCGTCCTGACTTGCAGGGCCCTCGCCACCTCCTTAGCTCAGGGCCTTCTCTCCCTGCTTGGCAGAGATGCCAGACCCTGCACCGGAGGCCCTGGGTGGTCAGCACGGTCTGAGCCTTCCCTCCTGGGAGCACGCCTCTCTGGGGGACAGCTCTGAGACCTGGGCCTCCACCTGCAGGAGGTaagtgtggggaggggccagagctgcaggagggagaggaggcctgAACGGGGCCTCCTAATTTTAGCAACTCCCAGAGAGTCACCGATGGAAAGGATGACTCAAGCTCGCCCAACTGGGAGGTGGCAACCCCACCCTGAGGCTGGTAACCGGTTTGAGCTGCCTGCCACACCCTGGTCCTGGCTGGATAAGGGGGAAGGTGAGCCCCATCTCCcgctggggctgggactggggtgGGAAGGATGGCAGCTGAGCGCCTAACACCAGGGTCAGGAGGCCCTCCCCATCCCAACCCTGCCCACTTTATGGGTTGAAGAGTCCCGCAGCCCTCCAGGCAGAAACAGAACTTCCCACTGTTGACCGCTGTGCTGTGCGGTCAACAATGTGGAACTTAAAGACACGGGTTTTGCCTAGAAACGAGAGGCTAGCTTTTAAGGGCTGCAACTGAACTAGTCACCATCTGCACAAAGAAGGTGTTTACAGATGGGGAACAGTGCCAGCCCTCCTTCCAGTGCCAGGTTCAGCTGCTCTGATCCCTGCACGGTCCCCAATGCTCGGAAAGAGGCCCCCACCTGTCACGGGGGCCTCCCAGGCCCATGTCCTCTCTGGGTGACAGCTGCTGCTCCTGTTCCTGCCTGACCCCAATGCTGCTGGCTCTGACCCCTTTCTTGTCACTTGTAACCCAGCAAAACTGTCACTGGGAGAGGCTTCCCCAGAGTCCATCTCCCACCTCCGTTTCACAACACTCAGTGCAAGGCATCTTCACTCCTTGGTTCTCCTGGCAAGTCCCCTCCCCCCAGGAAACGGGAAGCTGGAGAAATAGGGGTCTGCTGTGTCCCCCCTTCTGTCCTCCGTGCCATGCATGGTCTGCTGCACACATGGGGAGACGTACTCCTGCCACCTTCTCCCCTACTCAGTGTGCTGGCTGTGCCCCCAGTGGGGGCGCTTGCTGAATAACCACgggaggggtgagggaagggggaGACGCCTGCCCCTCCATCACACAGATGGGCAGCAGCAGCTCACCTCTGCCGAGAAGTCCCCGTGGTGCAGGAGAAGCAAGGTGTCCCCCGACTTGGTGGAGTAGGGGACCAGCTGGTCACCCCGTTGCCGGGCAATCACAGTGACCTGGTCAGAGACCTCAGGGTTAGAGCTGAGGGGATCAGGCGGCCAGGCCCCGGCAGCCCTCGCACCATGTGCCCGCAAGGAGAGTGAGGAGATCCAGCCCACTCACAACTCCAGGGAGGACCTGGCGTAGAAGCCTGTGTCAGGGCCGGGGCCAGGGGTGAAACTGCATGTGACATGTGACAGGGTCACAGACTGGAGACCAAGTATTTACAGAGCAAagcctgggggctggagggagaaaaggagtgtGCGATTGGAGGAACTCTCCCAGGAGGGCCCTCTAAAGCAGCAGGAGAAAGGCCCCTTATCCTGGGGCCCACGGGTGTCCATGGATAGCTGTGGTGCACATAGGGCTGAGGCCGCTCAAAGGCACGCCCGCCGTGTGCCCGCGGGAGTGCACGCACACAGGAAGGGTCCCATGCGCTCAGGGCCCCGTGCACAGCGGGAGGTGAGGGCTCTGCCTGGGTCCGCGAGGGGTAAGCCGGTTACCACATGAGCCGGGCCCAGGTCCGGGTCGTCGCCGCTCAGCCCCGCGTAGGAAAAGGACACGCGCACGTCTCCGACCTGGGAGTGAAGAGCGGGGGGGGCTGAGTGAGGCCCGGGGCAGCCAGCCTGGGCCCATGTCCCCAGCACCGCCGAACCCCAAGGCTCACACTGCTCTCCCGCCTCCACACCgtggcccaggtgcccccctccaaTTTCATTTGGCCAGGTGGATTAAACTGAACCGAATCCGAGTCCCAAACAGGAATGTGCTTCCTCTATGTTGTGGGGCAGGGAGACGGGGGGAGGGGCACTCCAAGGTCCTGATCTCTGCTACGTGAACAGCCCAAAGCCCTGCGTACCTCTGGGTACTTGGGGTTTTCGCTGTGGTAGAAATAGTCTCCCCTGCGAATGATGTCCACGTGCGGATCATCCAGCTTGGCCAGGCTCAGCGGTTTGAAGTTGTCTACTTTGTCGATGAGGCCTGAGGAGTGTGCAGCGGTTACAACACTGGTGTGCAAACAACCTCCCTACCATCTGCACACCCCACAGCCTGACCTCCTTCCCAAGGGGAGTGCGGGGATCTCCAATCCCTCCTTCCCTACTGCTGCCCCCTCTAGGAAGCCTCCCTGGCTGTGGCTTTGAGAAAAGCCTGAGCCCCTGTCTGAGCCTGGCTCCCCTGCTGCTTGCATGACACTTGAGGCCAGGGCTGCCAGGCACAGCAGCCAGCAGCACGGCAGCCACACAGCCACACGAGCCAGGCCCTAGGGCCCGGCCTCTCCTCCCTTGCCCTGACTGCACTGggcctccacccctcctccctaccctggctatttggggcctGTGTTTTCTCTCCCACCCCAGGAGTCACTGTGGCCGGCAGTGCTGCCTTGTCCCTGGAAAGCCTCTGTCTGGAGTCACTCGGAGGGGCCTGCTGTGAACTGCTGCGCGCTGGATGGGGCTCAGAGGTGGAGCCCGTGGGGGGCAGCCTTGTCTCTACAGCTGGCTCTGGGACCGCTTAGGAAGGGCTCTCAGCTCTGTCTGGTCAGACCAGGCACCAGCAGTACTTGGAAGAAACCGCGTTCAGGGGAACCTGGCTGGGATGGGGCTGCTCTACACAAGTCTCCCACCTCCCGGGGATCTACCTGCCTTTCCTCTGGCCCCCAGCCCAACGTATGATGCCGGGAAAGCGCAGGCCGATCCCACACCCGGGGCAGCGGGGACCCCAGCTCCTGCGAGGCGGCCAAGTAGAACCACATGGCCTCTGGGTGCTGCTGGGTCATCTGAAGGGGCCAGAGACTCACCTGCTGAGAGGAAGAACCTGCCAATCTGCACGAAGGGGGCTGTTGCCGTGAAGGACTCCACCGCCATTGCGCTGTGGGGCAGAAGGAGCTATTGGCGGAGCAGGGTACTGGCCAGGAGCCCTCTGGGTCTCTGGGTTGTGCCAGGCAGGGTtcccacccaggcgctcctgccAGTCCAGACCAGCCCAGGCACTGGGGACATCTTGTGTTTACCAGACCTGCCCCTGGAGGCTCCTGTCCCCCTCACCTGGGTGGAGCACCCTCTTCCTGTCTCCCAGAGCTTCATACCTTCTCACCTAGGGCCCCTACCGGccttcccctccccagccacccaTTGTCAGATGGACTTTAGAccctcccaggccctccccagCCACAGGGAGCTCCTGTGCCAGCCACAGTGCAGAATCAAAGCCCCTCCCATGGCTCCACCACTAAGCCCATCTCACCACCCCCATGTCTCTGAGCTAACTGCCCTCTGCCAACATCCTACAAAGGCCTACATCAAATCCATGGCCTCCTGAAAGTCCCTCTGATTGTCTTCCCACTCCCACAGCCGGTAACAGAATGCTTCCCTGGCACTGGATGTGCAAATCCCTTCAGGCACTCAGTCCAGGCCTCACATTCACGACTTGAGGGGAGCCTGTGTGGTCTCAGGAAGTCAGCTCTCGCCTCCATGTGCCTGGTGCCCAGCGCAGGAGCCGGCCTCAGAACCATGTCCCCGACTTTCATCAACTCATGAGGCAGAAGCAGCTCCACGCTATCACTCAGATGGggaagctggggctgggggcctgccACTGGCAGGCAAGACTATGCTCAGGCCTGGGCACCCAGCTCTCACCTGGGGTTCTTGTGGCCGATCTCTCGGTCGAAGTTTCTGCTGTTGACGATTTCTGACCTCCATTCAGTGTCTGTGACAGGGAGAGGGAATAACTCAGAAACCATAGTAAGAGTGGCCATATGTCTGAGGGCCACTGGCTCTGTGTCCTTTTATCTAAGCCCGTGGCCACTCCAGGGCGGAAGGGGTGGCTCCTAGAGCCTCACTGGACAGATGGAAGAGCAGGACTCCCAGGATGGGCACCCAGGGCTCCCAATGCCTGGTTCCATGCCTTCCCTACTGCTGTCAGCCTTGGCTAAGGGCAGAGACCACgtgtgtgcagggggtgggggtggtactCACTGTAGGAATACCTTGTCTCTGTCTTCACCTGCCCGTCTTCCGTGTACTCCCTGCAGGGAAAGCACAGGCAGCCCCAGAGTCAGCCTATCACCCCTGAGGCATTCCTGTCTCTGAGTATCTCCAGCTGGAAGCAACACGGGGCTGCCAGGTCAAAATCCCCAAATGGAGCTGACCTTGTCTACAGCAGCCCAGAGACCAGGTACTCACTCCCAGCCACACAGCCAGCTCCGTCCTTTGGAGGCCCACGCTGGAGAAAAGAACTTTCTCATCCTGAGCTAAAATGTGCCTCCACTTGGCCACCCTCTGGGCTCAGAAACCTGGCTTCACCCTGTGCTCTAGCACAGTTCCCTGGAGCCCCTCTCCAGATGCCCTGGTTCCCTGAGCCACCCCCCTATCCCTTACTCACAGTCCAGGCCGCTCAGCTCTAAGCGACCCTTGCCTAATGACAGCTTGTGTCGGAACAGACAGGATGGAACCCGGGGCCACCTCTGCTCTGGCATGGGAGAGACCATGGAGCCCACACAGAGGAAAGCACCGTTTGCAGCCTGGATCCAGGCATCTCTCGAGCCTGCCCATCCCTGGGTGACTTTCTACCACAAGCAGCATCCTCCCTTCTTTGAGCCACTTGCATTAGATTCCTGCCACCTCCACACAAAAGATCATTGACTAAGAACTTTGGGATAATTTGACATTTCTCTGAGTGGAAGATTTCATACTTTAAACTTTGGAAGTGTCAAAACAAAAAGCCACCTGCAACGTATCCTGCCACCTGCACTTTCTTTATCCCTGATGGACTGTTCACTCCTCGGGGCCTCACCTGGACTCCTCTGTTTCTACCCACTGGTACATCTCTACGTGCCGCCGCAGCTTCACAGCCGGGAGGTGGACCCCATAGTTTGGATCAGACAAGAGCTTCGGAGAGaatcaaacagagaaaaaaaaataaaatacaggacaaGACTCACGTGAGCCCAAGATGCCAGAGAAAGTGGGACTAGATAGGAAAGAGGTTACAGCGGACAAGGAGAGAATGAAGGCCACCATGGCTGCTTTGGGCAGGAAGATCAGGTAAGGCTGCCTGTCCTAAGTCCTTGACACCCAATGCCCGGGACCATGAGCCTCCCGGTCCTGCTCGGGCTGCACGGCCCAATGGTATGGTGCCAATGACAGTGTATTTAGAACTCAAACAGGAGGTCTGATAACCAGAGTACCTTTCAGCCGTACACCAGCCACACAGGCTTATCATCATCACTGAAGCACCCACTTGTAaggcccctgccctgtgcccaggACCGTGCAAGGAGATTAGCTATCTAATCCCATGGACTCTTCAAAGCTGTCCCCACCCCCGAGTTGTTACAGTTATCCTTTGCATTTTATGAAGGTGCTGAGATGCGGGAGCAATCGGTCCATGTGGCTGCTGAGTGGTGCAGCCGGGAGTCACACCCATGTGTCCCTCGCCAGAGCCCAGGCGCTCAAAAATCCTCAACCAGACAACATCTAGCAACGTACCCTGAGCATCCGGTGGGGCCAGCAACCTTCACCACACCTACCTTGGACGTCCGCAGGGCCCCGATGATGTGCACTAGCCTCCCCTCATTCTCCGGGGCCACACTATGGATGCTGTCGGGGGACACAACAAGCGAGAGCCCCTCGGCCAGGGAGGTTGCTGTCTTCAGTGCGCGGCCCTAGGAGCAAAAGGGAGTGAGGATTTCAACTCAGGTGTGGTTCAGCACAGTTGTGCTCACTGCAATGTATCTTGGCAGGAGAGGGCCTCAGGAAGCATGAGGACTtatctccccattttacaggtggaaaACTGAGGCCTAGCAAGTGGCATGGTTGGAACTAGAGCCAAAGCTCCTGCTTTACCAGGCAGCTCTCTTCCTGCTGCAccacccaccccacaccctctAATTCTCAACACTACCCCATGCTGGAAGCAGCTGGTGCTTTTGTCTGCTGTGTGCTCCCTCCCTGTCTTCCTCCACCCTCTTGCCTGCCTTCTTCTCAGTTCTTGTGGTTtatactggggggggggggggggctctgtaTCATGTGACTTAGGCCGAGCCAATCAAACAGGGGTCCACTGTCCACAAATATCAGTTCAGAGAGAGGACTGAGACAAGCCAGGACACTGAGACCTCTCTCTGCAACTTTTGCTATACTGATTTTGAAAGAGATGGGGCTGCTAAGCTGGTTACATGTGACCCTGGAGTTGCTGAGCCACCTTTACCACCACAAAGGAAGAACCACCATGTGGGCTATCAAAGAAAAGCCCacaacagagaagcagaggcaaaagatggaaaaatggagATTCCTAGTGACCCAACATGagcacctggatccagccatgcctgaagctaGTCCTACCTTAGGATTTCAGGCCTGTGAACTGATCCATTCATCTTCCTACTTAAGTAGTTATGAGATAAGTCACACGAGATTCTGATTAATTCAGCACCATCACTGTCCTCCTCCATCCCACCTGTTGTAAAATCTAGGCCACATCCAACCTCTGGATTCACACCCTTTGCTAGGAAGACTATCCTCCAGGGACCCTCACTCTGCACAGAGGGATACTAGACATTTTACCTCATTGGTGAAAATTAGGTAGAAGGAGAGCAGGAAGGTCATGAGCCCCACAAACATCCCACCCGAGGTCTCGCTGAGCCGCTCCAAGAAGCCTGGCTGGGGCTTGGTCGTAGTTTTGACATGTTCTCTCCTGTTACTTGTACTGGAATACTGagaaaaagagtatttaaaaaaaaaatcaaaatgaaaattagttttttaaaaaataaactgaattttgctatttgtttataCTGTTCGAGTTTCGATTACATACAGTAAAAATGCAGATATTAAGCATCTGGTTTGATAGGTTTTGACAAATACTTACTCCATTTGACCAGAATCCAGATCAAGATAGGGATTGTTCCTATCATCTC
This window contains:
- the TMEM43 gene encoding transmembrane protein 43; the protein is MAANYSSTSNRREHVKTTTKPQPGFLERLSETSGGMFVGLMTFLLSFYLIFTNEGRALKTATSLAEGLSLVVSPDSIHSVAPENEGRLVHIIGALRTSKLLSDPNYGVHLPAVKLRRHVEMYQWVETEESREYTEDGQVKTETRYSYNTEWRSEIVNSRNFDREIGHKNPSAMAVESFTATAPFVQIGRFFLSAGLIDKVDNFKPLSLAKLDDPHVDIIRRGDYFYHSENPKYPEVGDVRVSFSYAGLSGDDPDLGPAHVVTVIARQRGDQLVPYSTKSGDTLLLLHHGDFSAEEVFHREQKSNSLKTWGLRAAGWLAMFMGLNLMTRIVYTLVDWFPVFRDLVDIGLKAFAFCVATSLTLLTVAAGWLFYRPLCALFISCLALVPIIIARTRVPAKKLE